One genomic region from Solwaraspora sp. WMMD792 encodes:
- a CDS encoding 50S ribosomal protein L11 methyltransferase, whose protein sequence is MSRLVDVPFTTDLHLRLLLSLDRGHNVQRAVRAATRPGDRVLDAGTGSGLLSFVALRAGAVSAVGVDRQHLELAQAVAEKNGLADRMTFLQADLMDLDLPPAVLEARFDLLLAFIYTNHPLIDEARSRMVFELRDRFCVPECRIVPGAVRYSVAACERLDWDLFTERADLDASADVLRSVYGLDYQPLIDRTKQELPIKRSRPTDPAATAWRPPTSMASVRFDRRHVRLLSETDTFHMIDYSAPSFIGFPGETRLRAAVPGRVSGLLWTQELLYDGQPVWTTETYSPLAAPLAVSTGDTIVARTGEQWRATNTVPAQVERG, encoded by the coding sequence ATGAGCCGCCTTGTCGACGTACCGTTCACCACCGATCTGCACCTGCGCCTGCTGCTGAGTCTCGACCGTGGTCACAACGTGCAGCGCGCGGTGCGGGCGGCCACCCGCCCCGGCGACCGTGTCCTCGATGCCGGAACCGGCAGTGGCCTGCTGTCGTTCGTCGCCCTGCGGGCCGGGGCGGTCAGCGCGGTGGGCGTCGACCGCCAGCACCTGGAGTTGGCCCAGGCGGTGGCGGAGAAGAACGGCCTGGCCGATCGGATGACCTTCCTGCAGGCAGACCTGATGGACCTGGACCTGCCGCCGGCCGTCCTCGAGGCTCGGTTCGACCTGCTGCTGGCCTTCATCTACACCAACCATCCGTTGATCGACGAGGCCCGCTCCCGCATGGTGTTCGAGCTGCGGGACCGCTTCTGCGTGCCCGAGTGCCGCATCGTGCCGGGAGCGGTGCGCTACAGCGTCGCCGCGTGCGAGCGGCTGGACTGGGACCTGTTCACCGAGCGGGCCGACCTGGACGCCTCCGCTGACGTGCTCCGCAGCGTGTACGGGTTGGACTACCAGCCGTTGATCGACCGCACCAAGCAGGAGCTGCCGATCAAGCGGAGCCGGCCCACCGACCCGGCCGCGACGGCCTGGCGGCCACCCACCTCGATGGCATCGGTCCGCTTCGACCGACGTCACGTGCGGCTGCTCAGCGAGACCGACACCTTCCACATGATCGACTACTCGGCACCGTCGTTCATCGGCTTCCCCGGCGAGACGCGACTGCGGGCAGCGGTACCAGGGCGGGTGTCGGGCCTGCTGTGGACGCAGGAGCTGCTCTACGACGGACAGCCGGTCTGGACCACCGAGACGTACAGCCCCCTGGCGGCGCCGCTGGCGGTCTCGACCGGCGACACCATCGTGGCGCGTACCGGTGAGCAGTGGCGAGCCACCAACACCGTGCCGGCCCAGGTCGAGCGCGGATGA